The Populus nigra chromosome 4, ddPopNigr1.1, whole genome shotgun sequence genome contains the following window.
TATGGAAAACTCGTTTTAGGGATGAAATATCATCAAGCAGTTGATAATTTACTCTTAAAAATTGCTTTGCACTGCCAAAGACTAAGCTTGAACAATTCTTGTAGAATGGATTAGCAAAATATTCTAGTGATTGCCTCCTCATTTATATCGTGTATGTTCTCAACGTTTTTGTTGGCATTATAAAGCCCGTGGTAATTTTTGGAAGAAAGGAACATTCTTAGAACATCCAAAGGATTAATCCAAAAGGAGGAAGGAGAGAGAGGCCACATTCTAAACATGATTATCTAGGTGCAGAAACATGACCTAACAACCTTTTTGAGGAATGCACAATTAGGCAAGTTACTTGCAACACAATCACCTATTGCTTTTTCCCGTTTTTCACATATGTAATGTTTCCCGATTGCCACGCTTTGATGCTATTATTCTTTCTTCAAGTGTTAAACATCTTGTTCAAGTCTTTAACATGCAACTGTGCTAACAGGTTGTTCGAATAACTGGTTTCATTTTGACAGAACTCGATGGTTCTGCTAGAGGCGGCTGTGTGGTATGCTCCAGTTTCAATGAATTCCTTTTGTTTCATGACTTCGGTGATTAGAGAGGCTAATTTCCTTATGCAGGCCAGTGTAGATGACGAGCTTGCCATCCCTGTAAAGTTCGTGGGTGTTGGAGAAGGTGTAGAAGACCTCCAACCCTTTGATGCTGAGGCTTTTGTTAATGCCATATTTTCAACGAGACGTTCATGTCGCAGATGATGTGAATATGCAAGTCCGATTTAATAATGTTGCCAGAGATGCTTCATCATTTGAAACAGTGATTGCAGTTGGCCATGATGCATATCGAATTTCCAAGCAAAGAAGGAATCTTATCAAAGAAACATGCATCTAAATGCACAACATTACAGAGGACGAAAAGGCAACAGCAGCAGCTGCAGAACGCAGAAGTGAACACTAAATGACccacaaaaatattaaattggttttgTAAGATTATTATGTCCTGTTTTGAGTTCAAGCACGCCCACACACTCGCACACTTTGAAAGGCACATAAACATAAACTATCAGCTACCTACAACAGGATATCAGAATACTGCAACGAGCACCTCATTCttattgaacaaattaaaagaactcGTTAATGTTTGCAGGCAAAGCATTCAAATAGataaaacaacaacatattTCAAATCACAGAAATTCATAACTTGGCAGGAGGCATGTGATAGATGGTAGCGCGAGAAGTGTAGACCAGCTTCCTGGTTTTCTTGATTCTGAATTCGGATGCAACTACAGTCAAGTTCCTTCCACTCCTCGCTACGGCCGCTTCAACAACCAACACCTCCTgccaagattaaaaaatttacatgtaAAGCCAATATAATCAACACAGGGGAAAAAGTCATTATACAGAGTTAAGTACCGCATTGTAAGCCAACGAATTACGAGTTAAactaaaccataaaataaatgcAGATGAAGGAAGtttggtgggggggggggggggggggggggttctaAACTTACACAAGTTAATTGCATTTCATGACAGCGTTTCTTTGTACACACTTGCATTCTCAAACACTTACTATCTTGAAGAAAGCAATACGGCTAATATTGACAAACCACGCCATTAGTCTTGAGGCTTTTTCTATATTGCAAACGAGACAAGCATAAAAGACACCAAAGGAAAAACTCACATTTAGTGTTGCTGCAGAGAGATAAGAGATGCTTAATTCACCAAGAAACAGCTCTTTATCACCAGCCACTACCGTTCTAGCACAAGCAATGGACACTCTCTCTGCTATAGCTCCAACAGCGCCTCCGTGTAGCCCATTAAAGTAATTCTAGAATAGTAAATTAAAAAGAcggttaaacaaaaataaatcattttcaatCCCATTTCTTCATGAATTTTTAGAAAGAAATGAGTGAGAATCTTACACCAAGAGCAGGTGAGACAGAGAAGATGCAAGAGACGCGGCCACGTAGGACATTGTCGACTTTAAGGAGATCGCGAATGAGATCAGAGTAGAAGTCTTTGGAGGAGTTTTGAGGGAGAGAGGCATGGATTCCGACGTCTGCAAAAAAACCTTTGACTGCTGAGGCATAATCTGAAGGTAGGTCTTTTGATATGGTTGTcgtggaagaagaagaagaagaagaggttcCTGTCATCTCTCTGTGCCTCTGCGTCTGTCTGCTCCTTCAATCCCACCTAATCTTCTGGGTAGTTATGCtcataatttttggatttaaatcCTAGGACCGGCTCAAATAGCAAAATTCAACCTCGTGTCTAGAtccactctaaaatttttattaggGATGTTGGAAGAAAAGGTgagggaaaaaataaagttgtggTTAATAACGTccgctcttttttattattattttattttttttctaatttattcaaaaaaaatattttttaatttaattcttttttcatcaaatttcatgaaattaatttttaaattgtgaaaaataaaataaaataaaagagaattgCAATGTAAAATAGgagaaaaaaacctcaaaatagaaaaaagaaattactttttaatttgccaattttcctttttttctgaTTCAGCCTCTTTCACTcttaaaattttggttttggtctaaaagctttttttttctaatccttgattttttaaaggatgagaaagaaacttattaaaaaaataacgtggaaaaaaaattattgattgatcATATccgataacaaaacaaaatcaatcttGATGTAAATGGATTTCATTTGACAATATGAGATCCATGAAGGTGCTTTAAAACTTTCTTCaaactagaaaaagaaaattttttctcaatttaactttgtgttttcagaccaattttatagatattttgagtttaaaacatgaaaaaataaaaccttagaAGGCATTGGTGATAAGCCATGACATTAAGTTAgagatttttgtttaatttgatgcGGAATTATTGAATTGGGTTGTTCTGAAATTGTGTTGAAActcatgtttcaataatattaCTCGAAAGTCTTGTGTTGATTAAGTGATGGAAATATAAAAGATTAGATAAATGGCATGAAAATTATGTGATTGAAAATAATGAAGGAAATGTGGAATGATTGGAAAATTGTGTTGAATTTGATGTTTCAAATGGATACTTACGTATTGGAATGAGGATGGGATGGTGCTGAGTTCAACTGTAATTCATGTGTAATAGATCGTGTAAGTAATGGGTCTTGTGGCTAGatgaatttcataaaaattatttggaaaTAGAATTGAAAGTTTGTAAGCTGGTTTGTCTTAAATTTTGCTATATATGGCCGAGAATTTCTAGTTGTGAAGATagagaatttaaaaaacttgaattgattATGTGATTTTTGTGTTAATTGATGATATGtgagttaatttttatagaaattagggtgaatttgaaaaaatataggaATGTTAAATCCTAAGTTTGATGTTGTAGTTGAAATGcgtattaactaaaaaattgattatgaattaagaAATAATGGAGGAGATTGGTTATCCTAAAGGTTTTactcatagtttttaaaccaaaCCCGGTTTAAAACCTGGATTCTTGGTTTTGACCAGGTTGCCCGGatcaattccttttcttttaaaaaaaatcaaaacgacatcgttttaattaaaaaaaaacaaaaatcaatggattgcaaccgggttttgccgggtcacaccaggttttttcttttcctgtttttcttcaacccggccCGGTTCTAGTCTCGGGTTGATCCACCGAgccgggttttaaaattatggtttaaCTTAAAAGTGACCAAAATGTTGGTGGAGGGGATTTTGGAGAATTCCAAATAATTATTCTAgattctttattaaattatatttgttgtaaTGTTTTGTGTATGATTTTGAGTGTGAGTATGATTGCGTGATTATTTATATGTGAGactatgaaaaatgaaaattaaattatgtaggTGTGAGAATTGAATATAATTAAGGTTTTGAGGTCAAGTTGCCATGTGtttatcaatataaatataaaagtaaaaaattgtgttaaatattaattattggtttgtgatgtattaaataagaaattaaaaatttgaagtgTTAAAttcctaattatttttagattgataaaTATCAagcttcataaattttttattatataaatatttttagatttatttaattaaatgcaaaaaGAATTATCATAAATGTCTACGGTCACGGTCAGAGGATGTTGTTTCCAAATATGAATTTTGTCATCATAACCGCTCTCTGTGTGTACGTGTAATGGTCAGCAATGACTAAAAACAGGTCAACAAGATCGGACAGATCATTCCCCATGTCTAATTAGCTGGAAA
Protein-coding sequences here:
- the LOC133691089 gene encoding uncharacterized protein LOC133691089 gives rise to the protein MTGTSSSSSSSTTTISKDLPSDYASAVKGFFADVGIHASLPQNSSKDFYSDLIRDLLKVDNVLRGRVSCIFSVSPALGNYFNGLHGGAVGAIAERVSIACARTVVAGDKELFLGELSISYLSAATLNEVLVVEAAVARSGRNLTVVASEFRIKKTRKLVYTSRATIYHMPPAKL